In one window of Streptomyces sp. NBC_01224 DNA:
- a CDS encoding SbcC/MukB-like Walker B domain-containing protein, giving the protein MRQNTSRARRRIASCLVAVIGADIAGILHRGHAASLTLENAEREESAALKEVGTRIQKIRLDLSRLSRDISIEDIPDTSWRRVVVTERSQVACGPSSEVASTKPLRTALDDLGRSIATLESDFDEQVRTEVKGAILTDLRKHIQVRIQLAREIVAGITATLANVRTGVARVGVKLNWVENANDPVAREALSLIQDLDTEGEFDRMYNFFVQQLLHEEGTAVPWPERVHNVFNYRNWFTWEISLTHADFAEPGSTTEVFRSVSPRRNPLDKLSAGEKRLATMLPLLAAARAFYQADGYVGPRVIFIDELNSALDESNLRKLLALLRSWDFDVLVTLPSMQPLLVKETGTVGIHKIFHEGSALRYAIPSIWSGHGAPATTRIAVGVQQLPRQRSHPASPPGNGQDSLFAPRAEDAS; this is encoded by the coding sequence ATGAGGCAGAACACCAGCAGGGCCAGGCGGCGCATCGCCTCCTGCCTGGTTGCCGTCATCGGCGCCGACATAGCCGGCATCCTGCATCGAGGTCATGCCGCATCGCTCACTCTGGAGAACGCGGAGCGCGAGGAATCAGCCGCGCTCAAGGAGGTCGGAACCCGCATACAGAAGATCCGTCTCGACCTGAGCCGGCTGAGCCGGGACATCAGTATCGAAGACATCCCCGACACAAGCTGGCGCCGCGTCGTGGTGACCGAGCGAAGCCAGGTGGCGTGCGGCCCGTCCAGCGAAGTGGCCAGCACCAAACCGCTGCGGACCGCACTCGATGATCTGGGACGCTCCATCGCAACGCTCGAATCGGACTTCGACGAGCAGGTCCGAACCGAAGTAAAGGGCGCAATCCTCACCGATCTGCGCAAACACATCCAGGTGCGTATTCAGCTCGCCCGCGAGATCGTTGCAGGCATCACTGCGACGCTCGCCAACGTACGCACCGGCGTAGCCCGAGTCGGCGTCAAACTCAACTGGGTGGAGAACGCGAACGATCCCGTCGCACGAGAGGCTCTGTCCCTCATCCAAGACTTGGACACGGAGGGCGAGTTCGACCGCATGTATAACTTCTTCGTGCAGCAGCTCCTGCACGAAGAAGGCACCGCGGTCCCCTGGCCCGAGCGGGTTCACAACGTGTTCAACTACCGAAACTGGTTCACGTGGGAAATCTCCCTCACCCACGCCGACTTCGCGGAGCCCGGCAGCACTACGGAAGTGTTCCGGTCGGTGAGCCCGCGCAGGAATCCCCTCGACAAGCTGTCCGCCGGCGAGAAGCGCCTCGCGACCATGCTGCCCCTCCTGGCCGCAGCCCGCGCCTTCTACCAGGCCGACGGCTACGTGGGCCCTCGCGTGATCTTCATCGACGAGTTGAACTCCGCACTCGATGAATCGAACCTGCGGAAGCTCCTCGCGCTGCTGCGCTCCTGGGATTTCGACGTCCTGGTCACCCTTCCCTCCATGCAGCCACTCCTGGTGAAGGAGACGGGCACGGTCGGAATCCACAAGATCTTCCACGAGGGGAGTGCACTGCGCTACGCCATCCCCAGCATTTGGAGCGGCCACGGCGCGCCGGCCACGACACGCATCGCGGTAGGCGTTCAGCAGCTTCCCCGCCAGCGGTCGCATCCCGCCTCGCCCCCTGGCAACGGGCAGGATTCGCTCTTCGCGCCGAGGGCGGAGGACGCGTCGTGA
- a CDS encoding carboxymuconolactone decarboxylase family protein, giving the protein MTSVRLQVDKLAPHINRALNALDAASRKVSLEPALLELVRSRVSQLNGCAYCVDLHTRDARTAGETEQRLYALPVWRETPFFTDRERAALELAEAATRLTEGPVTDEVYGRAAAEFTEVELAELIWTITVINAWNRLGATARPWPLD; this is encoded by the coding sequence GTGACGTCTGTACGACTTCAGGTAGACAAGCTTGCCCCGCACATCAACCGCGCACTCAATGCGCTCGACGCGGCCTCCCGGAAGGTCAGCCTGGAGCCCGCGCTGCTGGAACTGGTGCGGTCACGCGTCTCTCAACTCAACGGCTGCGCCTACTGCGTCGATCTGCACACCCGGGACGCACGTACGGCAGGCGAGACCGAGCAGCGCCTCTACGCCCTGCCCGTGTGGCGCGAGACCCCGTTCTTCACCGACCGCGAACGGGCTGCCTTGGAGCTGGCCGAGGCGGCCACCCGTCTCACCGAAGGCCCTGTCACCGACGAGGTCTACGGCCGGGCGGCTGCCGAGTTCACCGAGGTCGAACTCGCCGAGCTGATCTGGACCATCACCGTGATCAACGCCTGGAACCGGCTCGGCGCCACCGCCCGGCCCTGGCCGCTCGACTGA
- a CDS encoding IS256 family transposase, giving the protein MTSNNVTEVETVEPSDAVPSKSVDDRLIDELVGRAQAEGLQLTGEGGLLQQLTKRLLESALEGEITDHLGYDKHDPAGKNGGNSRNGTRAKTVLTDVGPVEITVPRDREGSFEPKIVKKRQKRLSGVDEMVISLAAKGLTTGEVQAHLSEVHGAEVSRQTISTITDKVLEGMAEWQNRPLDAVYPVVFIDAIHVKIRDGAVANRPIYVALAVTAEGRRDILGLWAGDGGEGAKHWMHILTEIKNRGVNDVLMLVCDGLKGLPDAVETVWPRTTVQTCVVHLLRNSFRYAARQDWDKIAKLLKPVYTAATEEAALERFAEFADAWGKKYPAIVRLWENAWEEFTPFLRFDTEIRRIVCTTNAIESVNARIRRAVKARGHFPNEQAALKCVYMAIMSLDPTGKGQARWTMRWKTALNAFDITFDGRVSAARQ; this is encoded by the coding sequence ATGACCAGCAACAACGTGACCGAGGTCGAAACCGTCGAGCCGTCTGACGCGGTGCCGTCGAAGTCTGTGGACGACCGGCTGATTGATGAGCTGGTGGGCCGGGCTCAGGCCGAGGGCCTTCAGCTGACCGGCGAGGGTGGGCTGCTCCAGCAGCTGACCAAGCGGCTCCTGGAGTCCGCCCTCGAGGGCGAGATCACCGACCACCTCGGCTATGACAAGCACGATCCCGCCGGGAAGAACGGTGGGAACAGCCGCAACGGAACCCGTGCCAAGACCGTGCTGACCGACGTCGGCCCGGTCGAGATAACCGTGCCCCGTGACCGCGAGGGCTCCTTCGAGCCGAAGATCGTCAAGAAGCGGCAGAAGCGTCTGTCCGGCGTCGACGAGATGGTCATCTCGCTCGCCGCGAAGGGCTTGACGACCGGTGAGGTCCAGGCCCACCTGTCTGAGGTCCACGGCGCCGAGGTGTCCCGGCAGACGATCTCCACGATCACCGACAAGGTCCTCGAGGGCATGGCCGAGTGGCAGAACCGGCCCCTGGACGCCGTCTATCCGGTGGTCTTCATCGACGCGATCCACGTGAAGATCCGCGACGGCGCCGTGGCGAACCGGCCCATCTACGTGGCCCTGGCCGTCACGGCCGAGGGCCGGCGGGACATTCTCGGCCTGTGGGCAGGTGATGGTGGCGAGGGCGCCAAGCACTGGATGCACATCCTCACCGAGATCAAGAACCGCGGCGTGAACGATGTCCTCATGCTCGTCTGCGACGGGCTCAAGGGCCTGCCCGACGCGGTCGAGACGGTCTGGCCCCGCACCACTGTCCAGACTTGCGTGGTCCACCTGCTGCGGAATTCCTTCCGCTATGCCGCCCGCCAGGACTGGGACAAGATCGCCAAGCTCCTCAAGCCCGTCTACACCGCGGCGACCGAGGAAGCCGCACTCGAGCGGTTCGCGGAGTTCGCCGACGCGTGGGGCAAGAAGTATCCGGCAATCGTCCGGCTCTGGGAGAACGCCTGGGAGGAGTTCACTCCCTTCCTCCGCTTCGACACCGAGATCCGCCGCATCGTCTGTACGACGAACGCGATCGAGTCCGTGAACGCGCGGATCCGACGGGCAGTGAAAGCCCGCGGTCACTTCCCGAACGAGCAGGCCGCCCTGAAGTGCGTCTACATGGCGATCATGTCGCTGGACCCGACCGGCAAGGGCCAGGCCCGCTGGACCATGCGCTGGAAGACCGCACTCAACGCCTTCGACATCACCTTCGACGGCCGGGTCTCTGCGGCCCGTCAGTAA
- a CDS encoding TIGR02679 domain-containing protein, translated as MAGHQCAAVPGRRSGRHPDGAGRTDPCRPIHDYWLALAGPQASRRAVALRVEQGVAVIPVQRVLQALTMTPHELREIVEQNVGAIQPLAETRRRATQLREDIWAYTATVLPDTPRLTARLRAGGVVDDRADELRRLIDALARVRAVLPLSRPATLARLSHNCAGNPHYFDLNDAGQGSRLVLLAADLLDAPLPDTPAAERALLARVGIVADSLSQTVLLLNVDARGDGPTDRALRLAREDQRPVHLTLHDLTAHPPTLARTQPWLVVENPSVIHEALLRGITTPIVCTSGTLTAIDHALLALAHTCGVPMEYSGDIDTGGRHIAAAILRRYEVPSRDMDEETRRAVVGAGALCEGPFTVPALPAPESAATTTGAAGGAGTDESGSAIFQEHPVVLDRLLGPDPADPLPLPGSPPNARASGDRHL; from the coding sequence GTGGCAGGCCATCAGTGTGCGGCTGTCCCAGGGCGACGATCCGGGCGGCATCCGGACGGTGCGGGTAGAACTGACCCGTGCCGGCCGATCCATGATTATTGGCTGGCTCTCGCGGGCCCCCAGGCTTCACGGCGCGCCGTCGCACTGCGTGTGGAGCAGGGCGTCGCGGTGATCCCCGTGCAACGCGTGCTGCAGGCGCTCACGATGACACCGCACGAGCTGCGCGAGATCGTCGAGCAGAACGTCGGGGCCATTCAGCCGCTGGCTGAGACCCGGCGGCGGGCCACGCAACTGCGAGAGGACATCTGGGCGTACACGGCCACCGTGCTGCCCGACACGCCGCGGCTCACCGCCCGACTGCGAGCTGGGGGTGTCGTCGACGACAGGGCCGACGAGCTGCGCAGACTCATCGACGCGCTGGCCCGCGTCAGAGCCGTGCTGCCCCTTTCGCGGCCAGCCACGCTGGCACGGCTCTCTCACAACTGCGCTGGAAATCCGCACTACTTCGACCTCAACGACGCGGGCCAGGGATCCCGCCTCGTCCTGCTCGCAGCGGACCTGCTGGATGCCCCGCTCCCAGACACACCCGCGGCCGAGCGTGCGCTGTTGGCCCGCGTCGGGATCGTCGCCGACAGCCTGTCCCAGACCGTACTGCTGCTGAACGTGGACGCGAGGGGGGACGGCCCGACGGACCGGGCCCTGCGTCTGGCGCGTGAGGACCAGCGCCCCGTCCACCTCACGCTTCACGACCTCACCGCGCATCCGCCCACGCTCGCACGAACACAACCGTGGCTAGTCGTAGAGAACCCCTCCGTCATTCACGAGGCCCTGCTGCGCGGGATCACGACGCCCATCGTCTGTACCTCGGGCACTCTCACCGCCATCGACCATGCACTTCTCGCCTTGGCCCACACCTGCGGTGTCCCAATGGAGTACTCCGGCGACATCGACACAGGCGGCCGACACATCGCCGCAGCAATACTACGCCGCTATGAGGTCCCGAGCCGAGACATGGACGAGGAGACACGTCGCGCCGTAGTCGGCGCAGGGGCGCTCTGCGAGGGGCCGTTTACTGTCCCCGCTCTGCCCGCCCCGGAATCCGCGGCGACTACTACCGGCGCCGCAGGTGGCGCCGGGACCGACGAATCAGGATCAGCCATCTTCCAGGAGCACCCCGTAGTCCTCGACCGGCTTCTGGGCCCGGACCCCGCGGACCCTCTGCCCCTTCCCGGCTCCCCGCCCAACGCCCGCGCATCCGGTGACAGACACCTGTGA
- a CDS encoding NADP-dependent oxidoreductase, with the protein MRAIGQDSLGGPDVLKIIETPRPVPGPAEVLVRVRAAGVNPTDWWHRATGGLAGDAPIRLGWDVSGVVEATGPGVALFQPGDEVFGMPRQPAPAGTYAEYVVSPARHLTIKPPRLSHVEAAALPLAALTAWQALVDTADVRPGQRVLIHAAAGGVGHLAVQIAKARGAHVVGTARAANHDFVRGLGADEVIDYTRTDFTTAARAIDVVIDTIGGDYGPRSLRTLRPGGIIVSLAFPAEAHLAAEARALGLRSTFMITEADQAGMKEIASLAGSGLLRVRIDTVLPLEQAAKAHEIGETGRTTGKIVLTVSA; encoded by the coding sequence GTGCGTGCCATCGGTCAGGACTCCCTCGGCGGACCGGACGTCCTGAAGATCATTGAGACGCCGCGCCCGGTGCCCGGCCCCGCCGAAGTGCTCGTCCGGGTGCGTGCCGCAGGGGTGAACCCGACCGACTGGTGGCACCGGGCCACCGGCGGGCTGGCGGGCGATGCTCCGATCCGCCTGGGCTGGGACGTGTCCGGCGTGGTCGAAGCCACCGGACCGGGTGTCGCCCTGTTCCAGCCCGGCGACGAAGTGTTCGGCATGCCGCGCCAGCCGGCTCCTGCCGGGACCTACGCCGAGTACGTGGTCTCCCCGGCCCGGCACCTGACCATCAAGCCGCCGAGGCTCTCCCACGTGGAGGCCGCCGCGCTCCCCCTGGCCGCGCTCACCGCGTGGCAGGCCCTGGTCGACACTGCCGACGTCCGTCCCGGGCAACGCGTGCTGATCCATGCCGCGGCGGGTGGCGTCGGACACCTGGCCGTCCAGATCGCCAAGGCGCGTGGCGCACATGTCGTCGGCACCGCTCGCGCCGCCAACCACGACTTCGTACGAGGACTGGGCGCTGACGAGGTCATCGACTACACCCGCACCGACTTCACCACCGCCGCCCGCGCCATCGACGTCGTGATCGACACCATCGGTGGTGACTACGGGCCGCGCTCCCTCCGGACCCTGCGCCCGGGCGGCATCATCGTCTCGCTCGCCTTCCCCGCCGAGGCGCACCTGGCGGCCGAGGCCCGAGCTCTCGGACTCCGCTCCACCTTCATGATCACCGAAGCCGACCAGGCGGGGATGAAGGAGATCGCCTCCCTCGCCGGCTCCGGCCTGCTGCGGGTGCGCATCGACACGGTCCTGCCGCTCGAACAGGCGGCCAAGGCCCATGAGATCGGCGAGACCGGCCGTACCACCGGAAAGATCGTCCTCACCGTCTCCGCCTGA
- a CDS encoding NAD-dependent epimerase/dehydratase family protein, with protein MRVFVTGATGYIGGLVADLLLRSGHRVEGLVRTEDKARELKRRGITPVLGTLDDGALLTARAREADAVVNAASSDHRGAVEALVEGLAGTGRALVHTSGSSIVSTDSRGAAADEVFTEEIVAPGSSWRPVEEKADRVALDRFVLDAAGSGVRSVVLCNSLVYGHGRGMAHDSVQIPVLARQARASGVVRYVEAGRNIWSTVHIDDMADLYLRALTDASAGSFYFVENGEASFADISASLASALGLGPAESWDADTAVAYWGHELALYVLASNSRVRSRGARLGWRPAHPSVLDWIERDYLCQSHRTVEII; from the coding sequence ATGCGCGTCTTCGTCACCGGGGCCACCGGCTACATCGGAGGTTTGGTCGCTGATCTGCTGCTGCGCTCCGGACACCGGGTCGAGGGGCTCGTCCGTACCGAGGACAAAGCCCGTGAGCTGAAGCGGCGAGGCATCACCCCCGTCCTCGGTACGCTTGACGACGGCGCGCTGCTCACCGCGCGTGCCCGCGAGGCCGACGCCGTCGTCAACGCCGCCAGCAGCGACCACCGGGGCGCCGTTGAGGCACTCGTCGAAGGACTGGCGGGCACCGGCCGCGCACTGGTGCACACCAGCGGTTCCAGCATCGTCAGCACCGACTCGCGCGGTGCTGCCGCGGATGAGGTGTTCACCGAGGAAATCGTCGCCCCCGGGTCGAGCTGGCGCCCCGTCGAAGAGAAGGCCGACCGTGTCGCCCTCGACCGTTTCGTCCTGGACGCGGCGGGCAGCGGCGTGCGGTCGGTCGTACTGTGCAACTCCCTCGTCTACGGACACGGCCGGGGCATGGCCCACGACAGCGTGCAGATCCCCGTGCTCGCCCGGCAAGCTCGCGCCAGCGGTGTCGTGCGGTACGTGGAAGCGGGCCGCAACATCTGGTCGACCGTGCACATAGACGACATGGCCGACCTCTACCTGCGCGCCCTCACCGACGCCTCGGCCGGATCCTTCTACTTCGTCGAGAACGGTGAGGCGTCGTTCGCCGACATCTCCGCCTCGCTCGCCTCGGCACTCGGCCTGGGCCCCGCCGAGTCCTGGGACGCGGACACCGCCGTCGCCTACTGGGGGCACGAACTCGCCTTGTACGTGCTCGCCTCCAACAGCCGCGTACGAAGCAGGGGTGCCCGACTGGGCTGGCGTCCGGCCCACCCTTCTGTCCTCGACTGGATCGAGAGGGACTACCTGTGTCAATCCCACCGAACTGTGGAGATCATCTAA
- a CDS encoding Type 1 glutamine amidotransferase-like domain-containing protein yields the protein MRLFLSSWKLGDAPELLDDLVKGARTAAVVGNALDALPAPQRQQATGREVAMLRDRGYQATEVDLRDHFDDAGTLAERLSGFGVVWVHGGNPFVLRLAMALSGADKTLTGMLRRDALVYAGWSAGACVLSPSLRGLELVDDPADAVTAYGLPTLWDGLGLLDYVFVPHYRSPVPESEPIEHVVERYDREGVPYRAFRDGEVTIVD from the coding sequence ATGCGTTTGTTCCTTTCCTCCTGGAAACTCGGGGACGCCCCCGAGCTGCTGGACGACCTCGTCAAAGGTGCCCGGACTGCAGCCGTCGTCGGCAACGCGCTGGACGCCCTTCCCGCCCCGCAGAGACAGCAGGCCACCGGCCGCGAGGTCGCGATGCTGCGTGACCGTGGCTACCAGGCAACCGAGGTGGACCTGCGGGACCACTTCGATGATGCGGGCACACTCGCCGAGCGTCTGTCCGGCTTCGGCGTCGTCTGGGTCCATGGCGGCAACCCGTTCGTCCTGCGGCTGGCCATGGCCCTCAGCGGTGCCGACAAGACCCTGACCGGCATGCTGCGCCGCGACGCCCTCGTCTACGCCGGTTGGAGCGCGGGCGCCTGCGTCCTGTCGCCCAGCCTGCGCGGTCTCGAACTCGTCGACGACCCCGCCGACGCCGTCACCGCCTACGGCCTGCCGACGCTCTGGGACGGCCTCGGCCTCCTGGACTACGTCTTCGTTCCCCACTACCGCTCACCGGTCCCCGAGAGCGAGCCGATCGAGCACGTCGTGGAGCGCTACGACCGCGAAGGAGTGCCCTACCGCGCCTTCCGCGACGGCGAGGTCACCATCGTCGACTGA
- a CDS encoding aldo/keto reductase, translating to MRTTDGNVVLGLYRSGHARDVLEAAADLGVARLDTASNYLRHRSHEALKTQAGDLLPNFSVSTKVGYFPGEHSLAPARLRAGVEQAAKDLGREPDTVLLHNPEHSHPDAETLAQACAALADAAQTGLCGGWGVSSWDPRPLVDLDAPRPDVLMVRSGLLVSADVLEAAEAFVTRWCPSQVWGMSPFGGSTAETVWERFDPRIFLRKSPSATRVQAAFRSAYGLPRVDAVVVGTDNVDHLRELVGALAYEVDDQVVREYRELLQARRQLV from the coding sequence GTGCGAACCACTGACGGAAATGTCGTCCTCGGGCTATACCGGTCTGGTCACGCCCGTGACGTACTCGAAGCAGCCGCCGACCTCGGCGTAGCGCGCCTCGACACCGCCTCGAACTACCTCCGACATCGTTCACACGAGGCACTGAAGACGCAGGCCGGCGATCTCCTGCCGAACTTCTCGGTCTCCACCAAGGTCGGGTACTTCCCAGGGGAACACTCCCTCGCCCCCGCCCGCCTGCGCGCCGGAGTCGAGCAGGCCGCGAAGGACCTGGGACGGGAGCCGGACACGGTGCTCCTCCATAACCCCGAGCACTCCCACCCCGACGCAGAGACGCTGGCCCAGGCGTGCGCGGCCTTGGCCGACGCCGCGCAGACGGGGCTGTGCGGGGGGTGGGGGGTATCAAGCTGGGATCCACGCCCGCTCGTGGACCTGGACGCACCCCGCCCTGACGTCCTCATGGTCCGATCAGGGTTACTCGTGAGTGCCGACGTCCTTGAGGCGGCCGAGGCCTTTGTGACGCGGTGGTGTCCGTCGCAGGTGTGGGGCATGAGCCCCTTCGGCGGAAGTACGGCCGAGACGGTGTGGGAACGCTTCGATCCGCGGATCTTCCTGCGAAAGTCCCCATCGGCCACGAGGGTCCAGGCGGCGTTCCGCTCCGCCTACGGCCTGCCCCGGGTCGACGCGGTCGTGGTCGGTACGGACAACGTCGACCACCTGCGGGAACTGGTCGGCGCCCTGGCGTATGAGGTCGACGACCAGGTGGTCCGGGAGTACCGGGAGCTCCTCCAGGCCCGCCGTCAGCTCGTCTGA
- a CDS encoding DUF4232 domain-containing protein: MRKVTSLLPALAALLLLTACGSEQAGTPGAVAPASGTAVTDPPVDGVRITSVTIPSATPTPKSDGFSVHADPFPTGDSGISAAYEVTNNGTEALTYTILFDFTTDTGEVMGNSHETVRSVGPGATERGTIRVGVLAPGASRVTRVKVSRVTKVPAAEAPLASGECPPSGIRLTTDDGDAAMGLRVVGLHLENCGKRDYSLDGYPLLELLDKDLSPVQGVRIVHGSGGISTGTGFDEPARPLVLKPGESALSGLMWRNTTESGAAVNVPYVRVRAEQRADPVTVTPHLDLGTTGKLAVRAWTRPSK; encoded by the coding sequence ATGCGCAAAGTCACTTCCCTTCTTCCGGCCCTCGCCGCACTCCTGCTGCTCACGGCGTGCGGATCCGAACAGGCAGGCACCCCCGGCGCAGTCGCCCCCGCGTCAGGGACCGCCGTCACCGACCCGCCCGTGGACGGCGTCCGGATCACTTCGGTGACCATCCCCTCCGCCACGCCCACCCCCAAATCTGACGGGTTCTCCGTCCACGCCGACCCCTTTCCCACCGGTGACTCCGGGATCTCGGCCGCCTACGAAGTCACCAACAACGGAACCGAGGCGCTGACGTACACGATCCTGTTCGACTTCACCACGGACACCGGCGAAGTCATGGGCAACAGCCACGAGACCGTGCGCTCGGTCGGCCCCGGCGCGACCGAGCGCGGCACGATCCGGGTGGGGGTGCTGGCCCCCGGAGCGTCCCGGGTGACCCGCGTCAAGGTCTCCCGGGTGACCAAGGTGCCCGCCGCCGAGGCGCCGCTCGCGTCCGGCGAGTGTCCACCCTCCGGCATCCGCCTCACCACCGATGACGGCGACGCCGCGATGGGGCTGCGCGTGGTGGGCTTGCACCTGGAGAACTGCGGGAAGCGCGACTACTCACTTGACGGTTACCCGCTTCTGGAACTGCTGGACAAGGATCTGTCACCCGTCCAAGGCGTCCGGATCGTACATGGAAGCGGCGGCATCAGCACCGGTACCGGATTTGACGAGCCGGCCCGCCCGCTGGTCCTGAAGCCGGGCGAGAGCGCCCTTTCGGGCCTCATGTGGCGCAACACCACCGAGTCCGGCGCCGCCGTCAACGTCCCGTACGTCAGGGTGCGGGCCGAGCAGCGCGCCGATCCGGTGACCGTGACGCCCCACCTCGATCTCGGCACCACCGGCAAGCTGGCCGTCCGTGCCTGGACGCGCCCGTCGAAGTAG
- a CDS encoding LysR family transcriptional regulator, with translation MLERLELEAFLTLSEELHFGRTANRLHVTTARISQTIKRLERHIGTPLFERSSRHVCLTEAGRLLHDDLRPAYDQIEAGLEKATNAARGVGGVLQVGFLGAAAGQLMVQAAQLFDRRHPGWRARPREMQIVDGLRRLRAGDVDLLVVSLPHHEPDMVTGPVLFSEPRVLGVSSRHPLARRDSVSLEDLAAVKMLQVAGAFPDYWRADRTPHLTPAGRPGEPGPQFETLQEALALIDAGEGAFVMGAQVSRFYARPGVAYLPLSDAPPLEWAPTWLVTNTAPQIHAFNQAAQNVAVRASPAVRN, from the coding sequence GTGCTGGAGCGGCTTGAGCTGGAGGCGTTCCTGACGCTGTCCGAGGAGTTGCACTTCGGCCGCACGGCCAACCGTCTGCACGTGACCACCGCCCGGATCAGCCAGACCATCAAGAGGCTGGAACGCCACATCGGTACGCCGCTGTTCGAACGCAGCAGCCGTCATGTCTGCCTCACCGAGGCCGGCCGGCTGCTGCACGACGATTTGCGCCCGGCCTACGACCAGATCGAGGCCGGGCTGGAGAAGGCGACCAACGCCGCGCGCGGTGTCGGAGGCGTGCTCCAGGTCGGGTTCCTCGGCGCCGCCGCCGGACAGCTCATGGTCCAGGCCGCCCAGCTGTTCGACCGACGTCACCCCGGCTGGCGGGCCCGGCCCAGGGAAATGCAGATCGTCGACGGCCTCCGGCGGTTGCGCGCAGGCGATGTCGACCTTCTGGTCGTGAGCCTGCCGCACCACGAACCCGACATGGTCACCGGGCCGGTCCTGTTCTCCGAACCACGGGTGCTGGGAGTGTCGTCCCGGCACCCGCTCGCCCGCCGTGACAGCGTTTCGCTGGAAGACCTGGCCGCAGTCAAGATGCTGCAGGTGGCCGGCGCGTTCCCCGACTACTGGCGCGCGGACCGCACACCCCACCTGACGCCCGCAGGCCGCCCCGGCGAACCGGGCCCGCAGTTCGAAACACTCCAGGAAGCCCTGGCTCTGATCGACGCCGGCGAAGGCGCTTTCGTGATGGGCGCCCAGGTGTCGCGCTTCTACGCGCGCCCCGGCGTCGCCTATCTCCCGCTGAGCGATGCACCGCCCCTGGAATGGGCACCTACCTGGCTCGTCACCAACACCGCACCTCAGATACACGCCTTCAACCAGGCTGCCCAGAACGTCGCCGTCCGGGCCTCTCCCGCCGTTCGCAACTGA
- a CDS encoding response regulator transcription factor, with protein MSVPPAAIRVLVCEDQALVRAGFVTILSAQPDMEVVGEAEDGRAAIRSAQELKPDVVVMDIRMPLLDGIEATRRLAGPDSPNPAKILIVTTFNVDEYVYEALRAGASGFLLKDAPPPELINAVRTVARGESLLAPAVTRTLIGRFAERLRPTTVPTSPERDRLKMLTPREHEVLLLISKGLSNAEIAAQLVISAETVKTYVSRILTKLDLRDRVQAVVLAYRAGVAGGGDRA; from the coding sequence ATGAGTGTTCCGCCCGCTGCGATCAGGGTGCTGGTCTGCGAGGACCAAGCCCTCGTGCGCGCCGGCTTCGTCACGATCCTCTCCGCCCAGCCCGACATGGAGGTCGTGGGCGAGGCCGAGGACGGCCGAGCGGCGATCCGGAGCGCGCAGGAGCTGAAGCCGGACGTCGTCGTCATGGACATCCGCATGCCCCTGCTCGACGGAATCGAGGCCACCCGCCGCCTGGCAGGACCCGACTCCCCCAACCCCGCGAAGATCCTCATCGTCACGACCTTCAACGTCGACGAATACGTGTACGAGGCCCTCCGCGCCGGCGCCAGCGGCTTCCTACTCAAGGACGCCCCACCGCCCGAACTGATCAACGCGGTACGCACCGTCGCCCGTGGCGAGTCCCTCCTCGCCCCCGCCGTCACCCGCACCCTGATCGGTCGCTTCGCCGAACGCCTGCGCCCCACCACCGTCCCCACGTCCCCCGAGCGCGACCGCCTCAAGATGCTCACCCCCCGCGAGCACGAGGTCCTCCTCCTCATCAGCAAGGGCCTGTCGAACGCCGAAATAGCCGCCCAGTTGGTCATCAGCGCAGAGACCGTGAAGACCTACGTCTCCCGCATCCTCACCAAACTGGACCTCCGCGACCGCGTCCAGGCGGTGGTCCTGGCGTACCGGGCGGGCGTGGCGGGAGGCGGCGACCGAGCCTGA
- a CDS encoding helix-turn-helix domain-containing protein, whose amino-acid sequence MTAQDREELVRVTTTGVRGASMIMRARVLLALDTSAGEADPKEVIAARLGVSGETLRLVAKRFAETGGDVHATIARKKRDLPPVPSPVTGEVEARLIAMACSQPPQGHARWSLRLLEKHVALVEDIPDLDHSTIGRVLKKRNCVLT is encoded by the coding sequence TTGACCGCGCAGGATCGCGAGGAGTTGGTCCGGGTGACCACGACAGGTGTTCGTGGGGCCTCGATGATCATGCGTGCGCGGGTGCTGCTTGCGCTGGATACCTCGGCGGGTGAGGCGGATCCCAAGGAGGTGATCGCGGCCCGGCTCGGCGTCTCCGGTGAGACGTTGCGGCTGGTCGCCAAGCGTTTCGCCGAGACCGGTGGCGATGTTCACGCCACGATCGCGCGGAAGAAGCGCGACCTCCCACCGGTGCCCTCGCCGGTGACTGGTGAGGTCGAAGCCCGGCTGATTGCGATGGCGTGCTCACAGCCACCCCAAGGCCATGCCCGGTGGTCACTGCGGCTGCTGGAGAAGCACGTCGCGCTGGTCGAGGACATCCCCGATCTGGACCACTCCACCATCGGGCGGGTCTTAAAAAAACGGAACTGCGTCCTCACCTGA